In Camelus bactrianus isolate YW-2024 breed Bactrian camel chromosome 10, ASM4877302v1, whole genome shotgun sequence, a genomic segment contains:
- the LOC105076406 gene encoding olfactory receptor 4S2 translates to MGKVNNVTEFVFWGLSQNLEVEEVCFVVFSFFYTVILLGNLLIILTVYVGHLFKSPMYFFLNYLSFVDICYSSVTAPKMIVDLLAKSKTISYVGCMLQLFGVHFFGCTEIFILTVMAYDRYVAICKPLHYMTIMDRDRCNKMLLGTWIGGFTHSIIQVALVVQLPFCGPNEIDHYFCDVHPVLKLACTDTYVVGVVVTANSGTIALGSFVILLISYTVILVSLRKQSAEGRRKALSTCGSHISVVIIFFGPCTFMYMRPDTTFSEDKMVSVFYTIITPMLNPLIYTLRNAEVKNAMKKLWSRRVLWDANGK, encoded by the coding sequence ATGGGAAAAGTGAACAATGTAACTGAATTTGTTTTCTGGGGTCTTTCTCAGAACCTAGAGGTTGAAGAAGTTTGTTTCgtggtgttttctttcttctacacAGTCATTCTTCTGGGAAACCTCCTCATCATATTGACAGTTTATGTGGGACATCTTTTCAAGTCTCCTATGTATTTCTTTCTCAACTACTTGTCTTTTGTGGACATTTGTTATTCTTCAGTCACGGCTCCTAAGATGATCGTTGACCTATTAGCCAAGAGCAAAACTATCTCCTACGTGGGGTGCATGTTGCAACTCTTTGGGGTACACTTCTTTGGTTGCACTGAGATCTTCATCCTTACTGTGATGGCCTATGATCGTTACGTGGCTATCTGCAAACCCTTACACTATATGACCATCATGGACCGGGACAGATGCAATAAAATGTTGCTGGGGACCTGGATAGGTGGGTTCACACACTCCATTATCCAAGTGGCTCTGGTAGTTCAACTGCCCTTTTGTGGACCCAATGAGATCGATCACTACTTTTGTGATGTTCACCCTGTGCTGAAACTTGCCTGCACAGACACATACGTGGTTGGTGTTGTTGTGACAGCCAATAGTGGTACCATCGCTCTGGGGAGCTTTGTTATCTTGTTAATCTCCTATACTGTCATCCTGGTGTCCCTGAGAAAGCAGTCAGCTGAAGGCAGGCGCAAAGCTCTCTCCACCTGTGGCTCCCACATCTCCGTGGTCATCATCTTTTTTGGTCCCTGTACTTTCATGTATATGCGCCCTGATACTACCTTTTCAGAGGATAAGATGGTGTCTGTGTTTTACACCATCATCACCCCCATGTTAAATCCTCTGATTTATACACTGAGAAATGCAGAAGtaaaaaatgcaatgaaaaaacTGTGGAGCAGGAGGGTTTTATGGGATGCCAATGGTAAATAG
- the LOC105076742 gene encoding olfactory receptor 4P4-like, with the protein MGHENITEFILLGLCSDDNAKVTCFVLFSLCYIAILSGNLLILLTIRGSRLGEQPMYFFLSYLSFMDVCFTSTVAPKLITDLLAQEKTISYNSCVAQMFYAHFFGATEIFILVAMAYDRYAAICRPLQYTVIMNRQVCYGLVMASAVGAFIHSIMQVLIIIQLPFCGPRQIDHYFCDIFPLLKLACTDTRLLVIAIITTTGVLSILTFAALVISYIIILSTLRTRSSEGRRKALSTCGSHITVVFMFFLPLIFTYVPMAASVSNDKIFALFYTMIAPMFNPLIYTLRNTDMKNAMRKVWCRDKLSRGR; encoded by the coding sequence ATGGGACATGAAAATATCACAGAATTCATCCTCCTGGGACTTTGCAGTGATGACAACGCGAAGGTCACCTGCTTTGTGCTGTTCTCACTTTGCTATATTGCGATTCTCTCAGGAAATCTTCTCATTCTTCTCACCATCAGAGGCAGCCGCCTCGGAGAACAGcccatgtactttttcctcaGCTACTTGTCCTTCATGGATGTCTGCTTTACCTCCACCGTGGCCCCCAAGCTGATCACCGACTTACTGGCCCAGGAGAAGACCATCTCCTACAACAGCTGCGTGGCCCAAATGTTTTATGCCCACTTCTTTGGCGCCACTGAGATCTTCATCTTGGTGgccatggcctatgaccgctatgcAGCCATCTGCAGACCTCTTCAGTACACGGTAATCATGAACAGACAGGTGTGCTATGGCCTCGTAATGGCGTCTGCTGTCGGCGCCTTTATCCACTCCATCATGCAAGTATTGATTATTATCCAGCTTCCCTTCTGTGGCCCCAGGCAGATAGACCACTATTTCTGTGACATATTCCCCTTGCTGAAGCTGGCCTGCACCGACACTAGGCTGTTGGTAAttgcaatcatcaccaccacaGGGGTGCTGTCCATTTTGACCTTCGCTGCCTTGGTAATCTCCTACATCATCATCCTGTCCACCCTGCGGACCCGCTCCTCCGAGGGCCGCCGCAAAGCCCTCTCCACCTGTGGCTCACACATCACTGTCGTGTTCATGTTCTTCTTGCCCCTCATCTTCACCTATGTCCCCATGGCTGCTTCTGTCAGTAACGACAAGATTTTTGCGCTGTTTTACACCATGATTGCCCCTATGTTCAACCCTCTCATCTACACCCTGAGAAACACAGACATGAAGAATGCCATGAGGAAAGTGTGGTGCCGGGATAAGCTCTCTAGAGGGAGATGA
- the LOC141578960 gene encoding olfactory receptor 4C16-like encodes MKLNNNVTEFILLGLTQDPVRKKIVFVTFLLLYLGTLLGNFLIITTIKTSRALGSPMYFFLFHLSLSDTCFSTSIAPRMIMDALLKKTAISFNECIVQVFSFHFFGCLEIFILILMAVDRYVAICKPLHYTTIMSHRVCCVLVAVAWVGSCVHSLAQIFLALSLPFCGPNVIDHYLCDLQPLLKLACADTYVTNLLLVSNSGAICTVSFAVLMVSYVVILHSLRNHSAEGRRKALSTCISHIIVVILFFGPCIFIYTRPATTFPMDKMIAVFYTLGTPLINPLIYTLRNAEVKNAMRKLWSKKVISDDKR; translated from the coding sequence ATGAAGCTGAACAATAATGTGACTGAGTTCATTCTGCTTGGGTTGACCCAGGATCCCGTTAGGAAGAAAATAGTATTTGTCACTTTCTTGCTTTTATATCTGGGGACATTGTTGGGTAACTTTCTGATTATTACTACCATCAAGACCAGCCGGGCACTTGGGAGTCCAAtgtacttcttccttttccactTATCCTTATCTGATACCTGCTTCTCTACATCCATAGCCCCTAGAATGATTATGGATGCACTTTTGAAGAAGACCGCTATCTCTTTCAATGAGTGTATAGTCCAAGTCTTTTCATTCCACTTCTTTGGCTGCTTGGAGATCTTCATCCTTATCCTCATGGCTGttgaccgctatgtggccatctgtaagcccCTGCACTACACGACCATCATGAGCCACAGGGTCTGTTGTGTGTTGGTGGCTGTGGCCTGGGTGGGGTCCTGTGTGCATTCTTTAGCTCAGATTTTTCTAGCCTTGAGTTTACCTTTCTGTGGCCCCAATGTGATTGACCACTATTTATGTGACTTGCAGCCTTTGTTGAAACTTGCCTGTGCAGATACCTATGTGACCAACCTACTCCTGGTGTCCAACAGTGGGGCCATATGCACAGTGAGCTTTGCTGTGCTGATGGTCTCCTACGTTGTCATCCTGCATtctctgagaaaccacagtgctGAAGGGAGGAGAAAAGCCCTCTCTACCTGCATCTCCCACATCATTGTGGTCATcctgttctttggtccttgtatatttatatacacacggCCTGCAACCACCTTCCCCATGGATAAGATGATAGCTGTGTTTTATACACTTGGAACACCTTTGATCAACCCTCTAATATATACGCTGAGAAATGCagaagtgaaaaatgccatgaggaAATTGTGGAGCAAAAAGGTGATCTCAGACGACAAAAGATGA
- the LOC105076405 gene encoding olfactory receptor 4C16-like — protein sequence MKLNNNVTEFILLGLTQDPVRKKIVFVTFLLLYLGTLLGNFLIITTIKTSRALGSPMYFFLFHLSLSDTFLSTSIAPRVIVDALLKKTTISFSECMIQVFSSHFFGCLEIFILILMAVDCYVAICKPLHYMTIMSHRVCGGLMALAWVGACVHSSAQISLALSLPFCGPNVIDHYFCDLQPLLKLACTDTYVTNLLLVSNSGAICTVSFVVLMFSYVIILHSLRNHSAEGRRKALSTCISHIIVVILFFGPCIFIYTRPATTFPMDKMIAVFYTIGAPFLNPLIYTLRNAEVKNAMRMLWRKKLISDDKR from the coding sequence ATGAAGCTGAACAATAATGTGACTGAGTTCATTCTGCTTGGGTTGACCCAGGATCCCGTTAGGAAGAAAATAGTATTTGTCACTTTCTTGCTTTTATATCTGGGGACATTGTTGGGTAACTTTCTGATTATTACTACCATCAAGACCAGCCGGGCACTTGGGAGTCCAAtgtacttcttccttttccactTATCTTTATCTGATACCTTCCTCTCTACTTCCATAGCCCCTAGAGTGATTGTGGACGCCCTCTTGAAGAAGACCACTATCTCTTTCAGTGAGTGCATGATTCAAgtcttttcttcccatttctttggCTGCCTGGAGATCTTCATCCTTATCCTCATGGCTGTTGACtgctatgtggccatctgtaagcccCTGCACTACATGACCATCATGAGCCATCGAGTCTGTGGTGGGCTGATGGCCCTAGCCTGGGTGGGGGCCTGTGTGCATTCTTCAGCTCAGATTTCTCTGGCCTTAAGTTTACCTTTCTGTGGTCCCAATGTGATTGATCATTATTTTTGTGACCTGCAGCCTTTGTTAAAACTTGCCTGTACAGACACCTATGTGACCAACCTACTCCTAGTGTCCAACAGTGGGGCCATATGCACAGTGAGCTTTGTTGTGCTGATGTTCTCCTATGTTATCATCCTGCATtctctgagaaaccacagtgctGAAGGGAGGAGAAAAGCCCTCTCCACCTGCATCTCCCACATCATCGTGGTCATcctgttctttggtccttgtatatttatatacacacggCCTGCAACCACCTTCCCCATGGATAAGATGATAGCTGTGTTTTATACAATTGGGGCACCTTTTCTTAACCCTCTGATTTATACACTGAGGAATGCagaagtgaaaaatgccatgaggaTGTTATGGAGAAAGAAGCTGATCTCAGATGACAAAAGGTAA